The segment TGGCTGGACCCCTGACTCCATGCCCGATCTGACCGGCAAGACCGCCATCGTGACCGGCGCCAACAGCGGCATCGGGCTCCCCACCGCGCTGGAGCTGGCCAGGCACGGCGCGCGCGTCGTCGTCGCGGCGCGTTCGCCGGAGAAGGGTGCCGCGGCCGTCGCGGAGATCCAGCGGGCGGTCCCCGGCGGTCAGGTCGAGTACGGCCACCTCGACCTGGCGGACCTGGCCTCGGTCAGGCGGTTCGCCGAGGGCGTGGACAAGGTCGACCTGCTGATCAACAACGCGGGCATCGGCCTGATCCCCAGGCAGGAGACCAAGGACGGCTTCGAGATGCAGTTCGGCACCAACCACCTGGGCCATTACGCGCTCACCGGCCTGCTGCTGCCGCTCCTGCTCGCCTCTCCCGGCGCCCGCGTGGTGACCGTCTCCAGTGACGCGCACAAAGGCGGCAGGATCGACTTCGACAACCTCGCGCTGGAGCACGGTTACGGCCGGATGAGCTCGTACGGGCGCTCCAAGCTCGCCAACCTGCTCTTCGCCCTGGAGCTCCAGCGACGCGCTGAGAAGGCCGGTGTGGACTTGACCAGCGTCGCCTGCCATCCAGGCGCGACCGCCACGAACATCGTCAGCGTGGGGCGGCTACAGCCCCTCGTGGGCCTGGTCCTCAAGTCGGCGGCGGCCGGCGCGCTGCCCACTCTCTACGCCGCGACCTCTCCCGACATCCATGGCGGCGAGTTCGTGGCCCCCAAATTCAAGATCATAACGCCGTCGGCCGCGGCCAGGTCGGAAGAGCTCGCCAGAAGGCTGTGGGACGTGTCGGCCGAGCTGACGGGCGTACGATTCGAAAAAATCGCCTACAGCTAGAAGGACGTGTACGTGGCTCCACTCGACCCCGAGCGCGAAAGGGCCATCCTCGACGCCACGATGGAGCTGCTGTCGGAGGTCGGTTACGACCGGATGTCGGTCGACCAGATCGCCAAGCGGGCCAAGGCCAGCAAGGCCACGATCTACCGGCGCTGGCCGGGCAAGCCGGAGCTGGTGGTGGACGTCATCTGCCGGCGATTCGACATGGACGCGCCGCAGGGCGCCGACACCGGCTCGCTCCGCGGCGACCTGGCCGCCGTCTTCCTGAGCCTGTGCAAGACGGTGGAGCGCAAGCACACGCTCATCATCGGCCTGTCGTCGACGTTGCTGTCCCACCAGGAGCTGGCGCGCACGCTGCGCGCGCATCTGAGCACGAGAGACCTCGACGCCGTACGCGATCCGCTGGAGCGGGCCGTGGAGCGCGGGGAGCTGGTCGGGCCGGTCGACATCGGGCGGCTCTTCGCGGTCGCGGAGGCGCTGGTGTGGCATCGGTTGATCTTCGCCGGGCCGCCGTTCGGCCCGGAGTTCGTCGCGGAGTCGGTCGACGGGGTGCTGATGCCGCTGGCGACCGCCTGGTCGAAAGGCTGAGAGCAGGCTTCAGAGCCGATCTTGTCGGCGGACACCGGTAGGGTGCGGCGGCATGGCCACCCCCTCCACGGCACCGAACCTCGCGGCCTTACGCGCCCTCCTGCCCAGGGCGACCCCCACGCGCGCTTGGCGAGCGATCCGTGAGCTCGCCATCGTCGCCCCCACGGTCTCGCGGCCGGCACTCGAACTGGCCGCCGAGTTCGCCGAGATCGCATCACCACCCACGGAACGGCTGCTCAAGTTCTGGCCGACGACGCCGGATCCGGACGGGTTCGCCGAGTTCCTCCTCGCGCCCGCGTTCGTGCGTGAGGGGCGCACCGAGCTCCAGCTCAAAGGAAGTTCCCTCACTCCCGGTCTTCGGCATCTGAGCAATCTGCGCAAGGTGGACCTACGCGGCCACGTGTTCTACGAGGACATCGCCGAGCTCGCCGGCCTCACCCACCTGACCCAGCTCGAGCTCAGCTCGGCCGCGCTCGTGACCGATTTCTCGCCCCTGGCCGCCCTGACGCGGCTCGAATCCCTCCACCTTCTGAACACCCGGATCAGCGACCTCACCCCATTGCTGGGCATGCGCCGCCTGAGATGGCTGGACCTGTCCCGCACCGAGGTGACGAGGCTCGACGGATTCGCCGACGCCTTTCCCCTGCTCTCCCATCTTGACCTGTCCCACTGCCGGTCCCTCAGCGATGTGAGCCCCCTGTCCGGGCTGCCTCAGTTGCAGAGCCTCGACCTCAGCTACACCAAGGTCAGCACGCTCACCGGCCTCCGCGATCTCGATGCGCTCCAGGAGCTCGTCGTCGGTTCTCCCGACACCCCGATCACCTCGATCGACGGCATCGACGCGCTGCCCTCGCTGAAGACGCTCTGCCTGACCCAGTGCACAGGCTCGGAGATGCTGAACACCGGCGGGCCGTACCACCGCCTGACCAACCTTCGTCTTCCCTCCGCCCCACTGCCGGATCTGAGCTTCGTCCACCGTTTCCCGGACCTGGCTGAGATCAGCATCCACGACGATCACGCGAGGCCCTCGCTGAAGGGATTGGCAGGGCATCCGTCGATCGCCGAAGTGACGCTGAGCGGGGTCACCGAGCCGCGGGATCTGTCCGCCCTGGCCGGCCTGCCCGCCCTTCGCACGCTCCACCTGGTGATGCTGCGGGTCCGCGACCTCGGCCTGCTGGCGGACCTGCACCGCCTTGACGAGCTCGACCTGTATCACCTGGACCGGCTCTCCACCCTGGAGGGCATCCCCGCAGTGCGCTCGCTGACCCTCTGGAACTGCCGCGAACTCGCGGATCTGAGCGCGCTGGACGACCGGCTCGAAAAGCTCGACATCCTCGGATGCGGCTCCCTTGCGGACCCGCGCCGGGTGGCCCGGCTCGGCGGCCTCAAGGAGCTCCACCTCGACCTCCCGCTGACCTCCCTGGCCGACCTGCACGGGCTCGACGCCCTCACCGAACTGCACCTCAACTCCGACCAGCCGACCAGCCACGCGGGCATCGAAGGACTGCCCGCGCTGCGCACACTCAGCGCCGAGGCCGCGCTGACAGGCCTGGAGCAGGCCGGCCATCCCCACCTCGCCGTCCTGTCCCTTCCCCGCCGCCCCCTCCCCGGCCTGCGTTTCCTGTCGGGTTTCCCGTCCCTCGCCGAGATCTCGCTCTTGCCCGAGCACGAGCTCACCTGCCTGGACGGCCTGGAGGAGCACCCGTCGATCGCGACGGTCAGGCTGTTCGGGCCGCTGACGGTGAAGGACTTGTCCGCGCTGACCCGGCTGCCCGCGCTGCGAACGCTCACGTTCGGCTCCATGATGGATTTCGACGAGCTGCTCCTGCCTTCCGCGCTCTCCCGAGTGGAATCTCTGCGCCTTCGGAACATCACTCATCTGCGCACGCTCAACGGGTTCACGCACCTGCCCGCCCTGCGCTCACTACAGGTCGACAACTGCCCTGAGCTGCGCGACCTGGACGGGCTGATCGATCTTCCGGCGCTGGAGCGGGTCGAGATCCACGACTGTCCCGACCTGCCCGAGGCCGTCTTGGATCGAATCAGCTCACGCGTACTGCTCACGACCGACGGATTCGCGCGGTGAGCGGGTGGCGTGCGCCAGATAGGCGCACACGGGGAAGCCCTCCCGCTCGTACGGGGCCGCCAGCCTGAGGTAGTGCGCCCTGATCCGCTCGACAGTCTCCGGCGGCTGGCGCGCGATCACCGCGAAGCGGGGGCCGCTCGCCTGCACGATGTCGGTCCACCACGCCGCGAGGTCCACCCGGTGGCGCCAGCGCAGGGTCTCCACGGCTGCGCCCTGGAAGCCCGCCTCCTCCAGCAGCTCCGTGAAGCGTTGCGGCGTGTCGTCGCCGGTGAACGGCCGGGCAGGGGGCTGGTAGGGGACCTCGGCGGCGGCGATGGCGTCGGAGAAGACGTTCGTGGCGGTCATCTCGTCGGACTTCCACCAGGTCAGGGCGAGCGTGCCGCCGGGGCGCAGCACACGGTGGAGCTCCTTGAGTGCCCTGGCCGTGTCGGGCACGTGATTGATGATGAAATTTCCCGCTATGGCGTCAAACTCCTCGTCCTCGAACGGCAGGTCGGGGAGCGCGGCCTGGCGGATCGTCGCGTACGGGTGGCGGCGGGCGGTCAGCTCCAGCATCACCGGATTGACGTCCACGGCGGTGACCTGGGCGCCCAACGCGAGCGCCGCCGCGGTGACCACGCCCGTGCCGCAGCCGACGTCGAGCAGGCGGGGCGCGCACGCCCGGTCGAGGAGGGGGCCGACGGTGTGGGAGCTGAGCTGGGCGAAGCCGCGATCGTACGCTTCGGCGTTGGTCACGCGCACCAGTTTAGCCCAAGCCGCTGAAGCTAACATTTCTCTGTGAAATTCATCCTCTAATGCTGTTTTTTCGGGAAATGTGGCCCTTATCGTCGTCGCCATGACCCTCGACGCCTTCATCGACGCGCTGCCCAAGGTCGAGCTCCACGTGCACCTGGTCGGCTCGGCCTCGGTCCCCACCGTCCTCGAGCTCTCCCGCCGCCACCCCGGCGGCCCCGTGCCCTCGACGGAGGAGGAGCTGCGCCGCTTCTACACCTTCCGCGACTTCCCGCACTTCGCGCAGGTGTACCGGGCCGTCAACGCCCTGGTCCGCGAGCCCGAGGACGTGGCCACCCTCGTCCTCGGCCTGGCCCGTGACCTCGCCCCGCAGGGCGCCCGCTACGTGGAGCTGCAGGTGACCCCGTACGCCCACCACGTCGTCGGCATGCCCATGCGTGAGGTCACCGAGGCGCTGGACCTGGCCGCCCGCCGCTCGCTGAGCGACCACGGGGTGGAGATGGCGTACATCTTCGACATCCCCGGCGAGTACGGCGATGAGGCCGCCAAGGTGACGGTCGAGCACGCCCTCCAGGAACCTCCCGCCGCGCTGGTAGGTTTCGGCATCGGCGGCATTGAGCAGGAGCGCCCGAAATATCGTGACGCGTACCGCTCGGCGTTCTCGGCCGCCCGCGCCGCGGGCCTCCACAGCGTTCCGCACGGCGGCGAGATGAGCGGCCCTGAGACGATCTGGGAGGTCATCGAGGGTTACGGCGCCGAGCGCATCGGCCACGGCATCAACTGCCTCGCCGACCCGCGCCTGGTCGCGCACCTGCGCGACACCCAGCTCCCGCTGGACGTGTGCCCCACCTCCAACCTCCGTACGGGCCAGATCGCCCGCATCGAGGACCACCCGCTGCCGCGGATGCTGGAGGAGGGCCTGTACGTGACGCTCAACAGCGACGACCCGCCCATGTTCGCCACGACGCTGGCGGAGGAGTACCGGGTGGCCGCGCACACCTTCGGCTTCGGCAGGCAGGAGCTCGCGCAGCTTTCCAGGAACGGCGTCCAGGCGTCCTACCTGGCGCAGGAGCGCAAGCAGGCGCTGCTCAAGGAGATCGACGACCTGCTGGCGGCCCAAGGGGCCTGACACCGCCCGCCCCGCCCGGGTGCCGGACAGGTGACACCAGAAGCGAGACGGGCAGGGCGTCAGGGCGACGAGATGCGCCCCAGCTCCGGCGGGATCTTGCTGGCCGCCGCCCGGTCCAGCAGGAACAACGTGCGCGCACGACCCCTGGCCCCTGACGCGGGCACCTGGACGTGCCCCGAGTCCGACAGCGCCAGGCGTACCGCGCCCGACTTCTCCTCGCCGGCGGCCACGACCCAGACCTCGCGCGAGGTCTGGATGGCGGGCAGCGTCAGCGAGATGCGGGTCGGCGGCGGCTTGGGCGCGCCGTGCACGGCCACCACCGAGCGGGTGTCGTACAGGGCGGGCATGCCCGGGAACAGCGACGCCACGTGGGCGTCCGGCCCCATGCCGAGCAGCGTCACGTCGAAGCTCGGCACCGGGCCGTGGTCCTCGGGCCTGGCGGCCCTGGCCAGCTCGGCGGCGTAGGACTCGGCCGACTCCTCCGCCGTCATCCCCGAGTCGGGGCCGCGCATGACGTGGACCCGCTCAGGGTCCACGTCCACGCGGTCGAGCAGGGCCTCGCGGGCGCCGGTCTCGTTGCGCTCCTTGTCACCGGAGGGCAGGAAACGCTCGTCGCCCCACCAGATGTCCAGGCGGCGCCAGTCCACGGCGTCGCGGGCGGGCGTGGCGGCGATGGCCGCCAGCGTCGCGATGCCGACCGTGCCGCCCGTGAGCACGATCGACGCCGAACCCTTGGCCGACTGCACGTCGACCAGCCGCGTGATGATCCGCGCGGCCACCGCCTTGGCCAGGACGTCGGCGTCGCGGTGGACCACTACGTTGGGAACGCTCACGGGCACTACTCTCTCAGCCACTGAGGTCACCGGTCACCCCTTGTACGTACGGGCGAACCGCTTGACCGCGGCCTCGTAGATCTCGTCGCTGTCGAGCCTGCGCAGCTCCTCGGCCATCAGCTCCGAGGTCTGCCGCCTGGCCAGGGCCACGTTCCTGTCGGGCTGGCCGGGCCGCGACAGCGTGGCCAGCCGGGCATCGTGCCTGGAGATGATCAGCTCGCCGTCGTTGAGCTGCAGCCGCACGGCCGTCAGCCCCGGGCCGGTGGAGTCGACGACCTTCATCGGGGCGCCGAGCCGCTCCGACAGCCAGGCGGCCAGCAGCGGCGCGCTCGGGTTGCCCTGGGAGGCCTCGACGACGCCCTTGCGCACCTTGCCCACCGGCTGGTCGAACGCGGCCGCCAGCAGGCTGCGCCACGGCGTCAGCCTGGACCACGCCAGGTCGGTGTCGCCGGGGGCGTACCCCCTGGCCCTGGTCACCAGCGACTTGACGCCGCTGTGGTCGAAGCCCCTGGCGTCCGTGATCCGGCGCTGGGCGAGAGCGCCGACCGCGTCCTGGGACGGCGCGTCGGGCGCCGCGCCCGGCCACCACACCACGACCGGCGTGTCGGGCAGCAGGAGCGGGCTGACCACGGAGTCGGCGTGCTGGGTCAGCTCGCCGTACAGGCGCAGGACGACGACCTCGCCCGGCGTGGACTCGCCGATGCGCAGCTCGGCGTCGAGCCTGTTGGGCTCCTCCGGCTCGCGGTTGATCACCACGATGATGCGCGACGGGTGCTCGCGGGCCGCCTCGGTGGCGGCGCGCAGCGCGTCGTACTGGTGGCGCTCCTCGCAGACCACCACGAGCGTCAGCACCATGCCGATGGCCGGCGCGCCCATCTGGTGGCGCAGGTGCGTGAACTGCGCCGAGATCTTGCCGGCCGTGGTGTCCGCCAGCATGAACGTTGTCACTAGAGTCTCCTCCAGACACGGCCGTCGCGGGCCATCATCGCGTCGGCGGACGGCGGCCCCCACGAGCCCGCCTCGTACGGCTCCGGCTGCCCCTGCGTGGCCCAGAACTCCTCGATCGGGTCGAGGATCTTCCACGACAGCTCCACCTCCCGCTGGTGCGGGAAGAGCGGCGGGTCGCCGATCATGACGTCGAGCAGCAGCCGCTCGTACGCCTCGGGGGAGGACTCCAGGAACGACTCGCCGTAGGCGAAGTCCATGGAGACGTCCCGGACCTCCATGGCGGTGCCGGGGACCTTGCTGCCGAACCTGACGGTGATGCCCTCGTCCGGCTGCACCCTGATCACCAGGGCGTTCTGCCCCAGGATCTCGGTGTCAGTCTTGCTGAACGGCAGGTGCGGCGCGCGCTGGAACACCACCGCCACCTCGGTCACCCGGCGGCCCAGGCGCTTGCCGGCGCGCAGGTAGAACGGCACGCCCGCCCACCGCCGGTTGGCGATCTCCAGCTTGATGGCCGCGTACGTGTCGGTCTTGGACTCGGGCGGGATGCCCTCCTCCTGCAGGTAGCCGACTACCTTCTCGCCGCCCTGCCAGCCCGCGGAGTACTGGCCGCGGGCGGTGTTCAGAGCCAGGTTGGAAGGCAGCCGCACGGCCTTGAGCACCTTCTCCTTCTCCCGCCGCAGCGCCGAGGCGTCGAAGGAGGTCGGGTCCTCCATCGCGACCAGCGCGAGCAGCTGGAGCAGGTGGTTCTGGATCACGTCGCGGGCCGCGCCGATGCCGTCGTAGTAGCCGGCCCGCCCGCCGATGCCGATGTCCTCGGCCATCGTGATCTGGACGTGGTCGACGAAGCCGCGGTTCCAGATGGGCTCGTAGAGGTTGTTGGCGAAGCGCAGCGCCAGGATGTTCTGGACGGTCTCCTTGCCCAGGTAGTGGTCGATCCGGAAGATCGAGCTCTCCGGGAAGGCCGAGGTGGTGATCTCGTTCAGCTCGTGCGCCGACTTCAGGTCGTGCCCGAACGGCTTCTCGATGACCACCCGCCGCCACGACCCCTCGGGGGCGTCGGACAGGCCGGTCCGCTTGAGCTGCTCCACCACCACGGGGAAGAACTTCGGCGGCACCGACAGGTAGAAAGCGTAGTTTCCGCCCGTGCCCCGGGTCTCGTCGATCTCGGCGAGCGCCATGGCCAGCGCGTCGAACGCCCCGTCGTCCGAGAACTCACCTGGCACGAAATGGATGCCCTCGCGGATCTGCTTCCAGACCTCCTCGCGGAAGGGCGTTCTGGCATGCGCCTTGACGGCGTCGTGCGTCAACTGGGCGAAATCCTGGTCTTTCCAATCCCGCCGGGCGAAGCCGACCAGCGAGAAGCCGGGCGGCAGCAGCCCCCGGTTCCCCAGGTCGTAGATCGCCGGCAGCAGCTTTCGCTTGGCCAGGTCACCCGTCACGCCGAACAAGACCATCACACAAGGTCCCGCCACCCGGGGCAGCCGCTTGTCACGCGGATCACGCAACGGGTTGGCGGCGACCACCTCCTCGGTGGTGGCGGTGCCCGCGGCTGAGGTGGCCACGGTGGCCGCCAACGTGCTGTCGACGGCGGCGGCCTCCTCCGCGGGTGCTGCCGGGTCTGTCATCTCAAGCCTCCTGTGCGGCTGCGAGCAAGCGCGCGACACCCGCCGCGCGATCGGTCAAATGCAGGCGTACGGCGGGCCGCCCGCGGGTCTCGAGCGCCCCCAGGTCGCCGAGCGCCTGGGCGAGCTGGAGCCGCCCCAGCGTGTACGGCCTGCCGGGGACCGGCACGTCCTCGGCCACCGCCCCGGTGATCTGCAGGAACACCCCGTTCTGGGGCCCGCCCTTGTGGTATTGCCCGGTCGAGTGGAGGTACCGCGGCCCCCACCCGAAGGTCACCGGCCGGTTGGTGCGCAGCGCCAGCAGCGGACGCAGCGTGGCCGCGTCGGCCCACATCCACGCGTCGGTCATCTGCTCGAAGTCGGCCCCGTCGGGCACCGGGGCGTCGAACGCGGCCAGCCGGTCGAGATAAGCCATGATCCCCAGGTAGCCGCCGGCCGGTATCGCGCGCAGCAGCTCGGCGAACACCCCCGGCAGGTCCCTGGCGGTGGACGACCCGTACACCTCGACGGGGCCGTCCACGAACGCCGGCGCGCCGGTCGGCAGGTCGGGCAGCGCCAGCAGGGTCGCGGTGTTCTCCTTGGACTCGGCCACGTTCGGCTGGTCGAACGGGTCGATCTCCAGCAGCAGCCCCGCGACGGCGGTGGCGTACTCCCAGATCAGGAACTGCGCGCCCAGCGGCCCGTCCACGCGCACGTCCCCGAGGTCGGTCTCGATGGCGACGACCAGCTCGTCGCCGGACTCGTTGGGGTCGGCGCCCACGACGGGCAGGATCCCCCTGCCCTGCTTGCCGGTGGACTCGGCGACGAGCTGCTCGATCCAGTCGGGCAGCCCCGTGATGGCCGACAGCTGGTCCTCGAGCAGCAGCTTGTCGCGCCCGGCCAGCGCCGCGCCGCCGAGCGCGGCTCCCAGGTCGAGGCCTGGGTTGCCGGTGTCGCGCGACAGCAGCGGCAGCACCTCCTGGGCGTCGTCGAGCAGCCGCTCCACGTCGGCCCCTGCCAGCGCGCTCGGCACCAGCCCGAACGCCGACAGCGCCGCGTAGCGCCCGCCCACGTCGGGCTGGGCGAGCACCAGCTCGAAGCCGCCGTCGGCGGCCCGCTTCTCCAGCGGCGAGCCCGGGTCGGTGACGACCACGACGCGGTCCGCGGGCGCGATGCCCGCGTCCGCGAACAACTCCTCGTAGATCCGCAGATGGCAGTCGGTCTCCACGGTCGAGCCGCTCTTGCTGGCCACGACCACGACCGTGGCGTCGAGCCGGTCGGACAGCGCGCGGCGCACCTGCCCGGGATCGGTCGTGTCCAGCACGGTGAGCGGCACGTCGACGGTGGCGCAGATGACCTCCGCCGCCAGCGACGAGCCGCCCATCCCGGTCAGCACCACGTTGGTCAGGCCCGCAGCGCGGGCCCGCTCGACGAGCCCGCCCAGCCGGGGCAGCAGCTCGCGAGAAGAGCGGGGCAGCGTCAGCCAGCCGAGCCTGACAGCCGCCTCCGCCCCGGCGTCCTCACCCCACAGCGTGGGGTCGCCGCCGGCGAGCCGCGCGGGCACGCCGTCGGCGACGAGACGCCCCGCGACGGAGGCGGCGGCCGAGGCCACCCCCTCCTCGCGGTAGGTCACTTCCATCACGGGACCAGGTTCTTGGTGACGCTCTCGAGCAGCTCGTTCCAGGACGCCTCGAACTTCTCGACGCCCTCGTCCTCCAGCACCTTCACCACGTCGTCGTAGTCGATGCCGGCCTCCTTGAGCGCGGCCATGGTGTTCCAGGCCTGCTCGTAGAACGGGCGGACGGTGTCGCCGGTGACGTTGGCGTGGTCGGCCGTCGCGTCGAGCGTCTTCTCCGGCATCGTGTTGACGGTGCCGGGGGCGACGAGCTGGTCGACGTACATGGTGTCGGAGTACTCGGGGTTCTTCACGCCGGTCGAGGCCCACAGCGGCCGCTGCGGCTTGGCGCCCGCCGCGCGCAGGCGCTGCCAGCGCTCGGAGTTCATCACGTCCTCGTACGCCGCGTACGCCAGGCGCGCGTTGGCGATGCCCGCCTTGCCCTTCAGCTCCGGCTTGCCCAGCTTGTCGAGCCGCTTGTCGATCTCGGTGTCGACCCGGCTGACGAAGAACGAGGCCACCGACTCGATCGAGCCCAGGTCGAGCCCCTTGGCCTGCGCCGCCTCGAGGCCGGCCAGCCAGGCGTCCATGACCGCGCGGTAGCGCTCGAGGGAGAAGATCAGCGTGACGTTGACGCTGATGCCCTCCGAGAGCGCCTGCGTGATCGCGGGCAGGCCCTCGACCGTCGCCGGGATCTTGATGAACAGGTTGGGCCGGTCCACCATCCACCACAGCGCCCGGGCCTCGGCCACGGTCTTCTCGCTCTCGCGGGCCAGGCGCGGGTCCACCTCCAGCGACACGCGGCCGTCCACGCCGCCGGTGGCGTCGTAGACCGGACGCAGCACGTCGGCCGCCCAGCGGATGTCGTAGGTGGTGATGGCGCGCACGGCTTCGCCGATGTCCACGCCGCGTACGGCCAGGTCGTGCAGTTGGCCGTCGTACGCGTCGCCCTTGCTGAGCGCGTTGGCGAAGATCGTCGGGTTGGACGTGACCCCGACGACGTTCTTCTCGCGGATCAGCTGCTCGAGGTTGCCGCTGCGCAGCCGCTCACGGCTGATGTCGTCGAGCCAGATGGCAACGCCCTGGCCGGACAGCTTCTTGAGGTTCTCGCTCATCTTCCTTCAGTTTCCCGTCGTCTCGCCCTTTTCCTGCCCCAGCTTGGCCAGGCTCGCATGTGCCGCGGCCGCCACGCGCTCCGCGGTCAGCCCGAACAACTCATACAGAGTCTTGTACGGGGCCGAAGCACCGAAGTGTTCGAGGCCGACTATCTCGCCGCATTCGCCGACGAACTCGTGCCAGCCGAGCGCGATGCCCGCCTCGACCGCGACGCGAGCCCGGACCGAGGAAGGCAGGACCGTCTGCCTATATGCGATGTCCTGCCCCTTGAACCATTCGACACACGGCATCGACACGACCCTGGTCGGGATGCCCTTGGCCTCCAGCAGGTCGCGGCCATCCAGCGCGATCTCCACCTCGCTGCCGGTCGCGATGAGGATGACCTTGGGCTGGCCGTCGGACGCCTCACGCAGCACGTAGCCGCCGTGGGCCACGCCCTCGGCGCTGGTGCCCTCGAGGACCGGCACGTTCTGCCTGGTCAGCGCGAGCGCGGCGGGCCGGTCGGTGTGCTTGAGCACGGTCTTCCAGGCGTAGGCGGTCTCGTTGGCGTCGGCCGGGCGGACCACGTCGAGGCCGGGGATCGCGCGCAGCGACCACAGGTGCTCGATCGGCTGGTGGGTCGGGCCGTCCTCGCCGAGGCCGATGGAGTCGTGCGTCCAGACGTACGTGACCGGCAGCTTCATCAGCGCGGCCAGGCGTACCGAGGGACGCATGTAGTCGGAGAAGACCAGGAACGTGCCGCCGTACGGGCGGGTGCCGCCGTGCAGGGCGATGCCGTTGAGAATGGCGCCCATGGCGTGCTCGCGGATGCCGAAGTGCAGCGTGCGGCCGTAGCGGTTGCCCGGGAACTCCTTGGTCTGGAACTCCTCGGGGATGAAGGACGGCTCGCCCTTCATCGTGGTGTTGTTG is part of the Nonomuraea helvata genome and harbors:
- the tal gene encoding transaldolase, with amino-acid sequence MSENLKKLSGQGVAIWLDDISRERLRSGNLEQLIREKNVVGVTSNPTIFANALSKGDAYDGQLHDLAVRGVDIGEAVRAITTYDIRWAADVLRPVYDATGGVDGRVSLEVDPRLARESEKTVAEARALWWMVDRPNLFIKIPATVEGLPAITQALSEGISVNVTLIFSLERYRAVMDAWLAGLEAAQAKGLDLGSIESVASFFVSRVDTEIDKRLDKLGKPELKGKAGIANARLAYAAYEDVMNSERWQRLRAAGAKPQRPLWASTGVKNPEYSDTMYVDQLVAPGTVNTMPEKTLDATADHANVTGDTVRPFYEQAWNTMAALKEAGIDYDDVVKVLEDEGVEKFEASWNELLESVTKNLVP
- a CDS encoding glucose-6-phosphate isomerase, translating into MEVTYREEGVASAAASVAGRLVADGVPARLAGGDPTLWGEDAGAEAAVRLGWLTLPRSSRELLPRLGGLVERARAAGLTNVVLTGMGGSSLAAEVICATVDVPLTVLDTTDPGQVRRALSDRLDATVVVVASKSGSTVETDCHLRIYEELFADAGIAPADRVVVVTDPGSPLEKRAADGGFELVLAQPDVGGRYAALSAFGLVPSALAGADVERLLDDAQEVLPLLSRDTGNPGLDLGAALGGAALAGRDKLLLEDQLSAITGLPDWIEQLVAESTGKQGRGILPVVGADPNESGDELVVAIETDLGDVRVDGPLGAQFLIWEYATAVAGLLLEIDPFDQPNVAESKENTATLLALPDLPTGAPAFVDGPVEVYGSSTARDLPGVFAELLRAIPAGGYLGIMAYLDRLAAFDAPVPDGADFEQMTDAWMWADAATLRPLLALRTNRPVTFGWGPRYLHSTGQYHKGGPQNGVFLQITGAVAEDVPVPGRPYTLGRLQLAQALGDLGALETRGRPAVRLHLTDRAAGVARLLAAAQEA